The Anolis carolinensis isolate JA03-04 chromosome 2, rAnoCar3.1.pri, whole genome shotgun sequence genome has a window encoding:
- the lingo2 gene encoding leucine-rich repeat and immunoglobulin-like domain-containing nogo receptor-interacting protein 2 isoform X2, producing the protein MLHTAISCWQPFLGLAVLLIFMGSTIGCPARCECSAQNKSVSCHRRRLIAIPEGIPIETKILDLSKNRLKSVNPEEFTAFPLLEEIDLSDNIVANVEPGAFNNLFNLRSLRLKGNRLKLVPLGVFTGLSNLTKLDISENKIVILLDYMFQDLHNLKSLEVGDNDLVYISHRAFSGLLSLEQLSLEKCNLTAVPTEALSHLHNLISLHLRHLNINHLPPYAFKKLFHLKKLEIDYWPMLDMIPANSLYGLNLTYLSITNTNLSTIPYAALKHLVYLTHLNLSYNPISTIESGMLSDVLRLQELHIVGAQLRAIEPHAFQGLRFLHVLNVSQNLLETIEENAFHSTKALEVLSINNNPLACDCRLLWILQRQPTLQFGGQQPLCAGPDSVKERPFKDFHSTALSFYFTCKKPRIHEKKLQYLVVDEGQTVQLLCNADGDPQPTIAWLTPRRRLVTTKSNGRATVLEDGTLEIRFAQDQDSGLYVCVASNAAGNDTTSATLTVKGFVSDRFLYANRTPMYMTDSNDTSSNGTNINTFSLDLKTILVSTAMGCFTFLGVVLFCFLLLFVWSRGKGKHKASIDLEYIPRKNNGAVVEGEVPGPRRFNMKMI; encoded by the coding sequence ATgcttcacacagccatatcatgCTGGCAGCCATTTCTAGGTCTGGCTGTGCTGCTAATTTTCATGGGCTCCACCATTGGCTGCCCTGCCCGCTGTGAATGCTCGGCACAGAACAAGTCTGTCAGCTGTCACCGGAGGCGCCTGATTGCCATCCCTGAAGGCATCCCCATTGAGACGAAAATCCTGGATCTTAGCAAGAACAGGCTGAAAAGTGTCAACCCAGAAGAGTTCACAGCTTTCCCGCTGCTCGAGGAGATAGATCTCAGTGACAATATTGTTGCCAATGTCGAGCCTGGAGCCTTTAATAATCTGTTTAACTTGCGCTCCTTGCGACTGAAAGGGAACCGTCTGAAGCTGGTCCCTTTGGGCGTTTTCACAGGTCTGTCAAATTTAACAAAGCTAGATATCAGTGAGAACAAGATTGTCATTCTGCTGGACTACATGTTCCAGGATCTACACAACCTCAAGTCTCTTGAGGTTGGGGATAATGATCTGGTTTACATTTCTCACAGGGCCTTCAGTGGACTTCTTAGCCTAGAGCAGCTCAGTCTGGAAAAATGCAACCTCACAGCTGTACCAACAGAAGCCCTCTCCCACCTTCACAACCTCATCAGCCTACATCTGAGACATCTCAACATTAACCATTTGCCTCCATATGCCTTTAAGAAATTGTTCCACCTAAAAAAACTAGAAATAGACTACTGGCCTATGCTGGATATGATTCCTGCCAATAGCCTGTATGGTTTGAACCTCACTTATCTCTCTATCACTAATACCAACCTGTCCACCATACCTTATGCTGCTCTCAAGCACCTGGTTTACCTGACCCACCTGAATCTCTCCTACAATCCCATCAGCACTATTGAGTCAGGCATGCTCTCTGATGTGTTGCGCTTGCAGGAGCTTCATATTGTCGGAGCCCAGTTGCGTGCCATTGAGCCCCATGCATTCCAGGGGCTGCGGTTCCTTCATGTGCTAAACGTGTCCCAAAACCTCTTGGAAACTATTGAGGAGAATGCCTTCCATTCCACCAAAGCCCTGGAGGTCCTATCCATAAACAACAACCCACTTGCTTGTGACTGTCGCTTGCTTTGGATATTACAGAGGCAGCCCACACTGCAGTTCGGTGGCCAGCAACCCCTGTGTGCTGGTCCAGATAGTGTGAAGGAGAGGCCATTCAAAGACTTCCACAGCACTGCCCTTTCTTTCTACTTCACTTGCAAGAAGCCCAGGATACATGAGAAGAAGCTGCAATATTTGGTGGTAGATGAAGGGCAGACAGTGCAACTTCTGTGCAATGCTGATGGTGATCCTCAACCAACTATTGCCTGGCTGACACCACGACGGAGACTAGTCACCACGAAGTCTAACGGAAGAGCTACTGTGCTGGAAGATGGCACACTGGAAATCCGGTTTGCCCAAGACCAAGACAGTGGGCTCTATGTTTGTGTTGCCAGCAATGCAGCTGGGAATGACACCACATCAGCCACCCTCACTGTCAAGGGATTTGTGTCAGATCGTTTTCTTTATGCTAACAGGACTCCTATGTACATGACGGATTCCAATGACACCAGTTCCAATGGGACCAACATCAATACATTTTCCCTGGACCTGAAGACAATACTGGTGTCGACAGCCATGGGCTGTTTCACATTCCTTGGGgtagttttattttgtttcttactACTTTTTGTGTGGAGCCGAGGGAAAGGCAAGCATAAAGCCAGCATTGACCTAGAGTACATTCCCCGCAAAAACAATGGTGCTGTGGTGGAAGGGGAGGTTCCAGGACCACGCAGGTTCAATATGAAAATGATTTGA